One window of Cucurbita pepo subsp. pepo cultivar mu-cu-16 chromosome LG19, ASM280686v2, whole genome shotgun sequence genomic DNA carries:
- the LOC111781953 gene encoding BEL1-like homeodomain protein 9, translating to MAEEGFEVYHVPHQSCRDKLRVGIANNNHNSHIAAALLPLYHPPSLISSHFDSHPLPQNPSFHYPPPPPPPTAAATSAHVPPLLPDQPLSLDLNLQQRYASALPFVGYSASLLKASKFLKPAQQLLHDLFDNSPPDPLLLDPLLESLAGDIPDPITSTDDDGGADSRRKKSRLVTMLDEVYKRYKLYYQQMQAVVTTFEYAAGLGNAAPYMNLAVTAMFKHFKFLKNTIADQLQFNKKNQQPYNPYCQTSIHNNNNAPFVNHQPVWRPQRGLPESAVTVLRAWLFEHFLHPYPTDTDKLMLASQTGLSRSQVSNWFINARVRLWKPMVEEIHMLETRQARKSHQNNDNDDNNDNNDHISSHNGNNNNASSSHQDHNQLNLSNSNFIPTHHPHVAAGAAHMGGGGGGGNVSLTLGLHQNYGGITLTEPFPINAAQHFNFGLEGNGEGFVNEWF from the exons ATGGCGGAGGAGGGTTTTGAAGTGTACCATGTCCCACACCAGAGCTGCAGAGATAAGCTTCGTGTGGGAATTGCAAACAATAATCATAATTCTCACATCGCCGCTGCTTTGCTTCCTTTATATCATCCTCCTTCTTTGATCTCCTCCCACTTTGATTCCCACCCACTTCCTCAAAATCCCTCTTTTCATTacccacctcctcctcctccgcccaccgccgccgccacctcCGCCCATGTCCCCCCGCTCCTCCCTGACCAACCCTTGTCCCTTGACCTCAACCTCCAGCAGCGCTACGCCTCTGCCCTCCCTTTTGTTGGCTACTCCGCCTCCCTTTTGAAAGCCTCCAAATTCTTGAAGCCCGCTCAGCAGCTGCTTCATGACCTGTTTGACAACTCGCCGCCGGATCCCCTCCTCCTTGACCCTCTTCTTGAAAGCTTGGCCGGTGATATTCCTGATCCGATTACCTCTACCGACGACGACGGCGGCGCCGACAGCCGGAGGAAAAAATCCAGGCTTGTTACCATGCTGGACGAG GTATACAAAAGATATAAGCTTTACTATCAACAGATGCAAGCTGTGGTTACAACATTTGAATACGCTGCAGGGCTTGGCAATGCAGCGCCCTACATGAACTTGGCCGTAACAGCCATGTTTAAGCATTTCAAATTCTTAAAGAACACCATTGCCGACCAGCTCCAATTCAACAAGAAGAATCAGCAGCCTTACAACCCATATTGCCAAACATCCAttcacaacaacaataatGCACCATTCGTCAACCACCAACCCGTTTGGCGACCTCAAAGAGGCCTCCCGGAGAGCGCTGTCACTGTCCTCCGAGCGTGGCTCTTCGAACATTTCCTTCATCC CTATCCTACTGACACGGATAAGCTCATGCTGGCTAGCCAAACTGGTCTCTCGCGAAGCCAG GTATCAAATTGGTTTATAAATGCAAGAGTGAGGCTTTGGAAGCCAATGGTGGAAGAAATCCACATGCTAGAAACAAGGCAAGCTCGGAAATCTCATCAGAACAACGACAACGACGACAACAACGACAACAACGATCATATTTCATCCCACAACGGCAATAATAACAATGCATCTTCATCACATCAAGATCACAACCAACTGAACTTGTCCAACTCCAATTTCATTCCGACCCACCACCCTCATGTGGCTGCAGGAGCCGCCCATATGGGCGGTGGCGGGGGCGGGGGAAACGTTTCCTTAACTCTGGGGCTCCACCAGAATTACGGCGGGATCACTCTCACGGAACCGTTTCCGATCAATGCAGCTCAGCATTTTAACTTTGGGTTAGAAGGCAATGGTGAAGGGTTTGTAAATGAGTGGTTTTAA
- the LOC111781309 gene encoding protein NRT1/ PTR FAMILY 5.6-like, producing MMKSLAEREELQRSEVNGGGGGGGGGDDEKWVADSSVDYKGRVPLRASTGAWKASLFIIAIEFGERLSYFGIATSLIIYLTKVLDQELKTAARSVNYWTGVTTLMPLLGGFLADAYFGRYATVLLSSVLYVLGLILLTMSATVPSLKSCESNDHDCTQPRKIHEIIFFLAIYLISIGTGGHKPSLESFGADQFDDDHPEERKKKMSYFNWWNFGLCSGLLFGVTVIVYVQDHIGWGAGDLILTAVMAVSIVIFVIGRPFYRYRRPSGSPLTPLLQVLVAAIRKRKLPYPSNPILLHEVPKTANNAHGRFLYHTHKLKFLDKAAIYEESGAPAEKESPWRLATVTKVEEMKLILNMIPIWLATLPFGVAVGQTSTFFIKQAANLNRKISDGLTLPPTTIFCLAAVGMIISLTIYDKLLVPLLRRATGNERGINILQRIGIGMLFVIATMITAAVVEKKRLHVAAENPKTASQTMSVFWLAPQFLIVGIGDGFAIVGLQEYFYDQVPDSMRSLGIAFYLSVIGAGSFLSSLLITAVDNITRRTGKSWFGKDLNSSRLDKFYWLLAAVSAANMCVYVLITRCYSYKNVQRRVVVADCYEDKARESGESMA from the exons ATGATGAAAAGCTTGGCCGAGAGAGAAGAATTGCAAAGATCAGAAGTCaatggcggcggcggtggcggcggcggcggtgatGATGAGAAATGGGTTGCTGATTCTTCAGTTGATTACAAAGGGAGGGTTCCTCTAAGAGCTTCCACCGGTGCTTGGAAAGCCTCTCTGTTCATCATAG CCATTGAGTTTGGTGAGCGGCTGAGTTATTTTGGGATCGCCACAAGTTTGATCATTTATTTGACCAAAGTTCTTGATCAAGAGCTGAAGACGGCGGCCAGGAGTGTCAATTACTGGACCGGCGTCACCACTTTGATGCCGCTCCTCGGTGGCTTTCTCGCCGACGCGTACTTCGGCCGCTACGCTACCGTCCTCCTCTCTTCCGTTCTCTACGTCTTG GGTTTGATTCTATTAACCATGTCGGCCACGGTTCCGAGTTTAAAATCGTGTGAAAGCAATGATCACGACTGCACACAACCAAGGAAGATCCATGagatcatcttcttccttgctATTTACTTGATCTCCATAGGAACTGGCGGCCACAAGCCGTCGCTCGAGAGCTTTGGAGCCGATCAATTCGACGACGATCATCCAGAagaacgaaagaaaaaaatgtcataCTTCAATTGGTGGAACTTCGGCCTTTGTTCTGGATTGTTGTTTGGCGTTACCGTTATTGTTTATGTACAGgatcatatcggttggggagctGGAGATTTGATTCTTACAGCGGTGATGGCGGTTTCTATAGTCATTTTTGTCATCGGACGACCGTTTTATCGGTACCGACGACCATCTGGAAGTCCGTTGACGCCCTTGTTGCAGGTTCTTGTGGCAGCCATTCGGAAGAGAAAGCTTCCTTACCCATCGAATCCCATTTTATTGCATGAAGTTCCTAAGACGGCCAATAACGCTCATGGGAGGTTCTTGTACCACACCCACAAGCTCAA GTTTCTAGACAAAGCAGCGATTTATGAAGAAAGTGGAGCACCGGCGGAGAAGGAAAGTCCATGGCGGCTAGCGACGGTGACGAAGGTGGAGGAGATGAAGCTAATATTGAACATGATACCCATATGGTTGGCCACTCTGCCGTTCGGAGTCGCCGTAGGCCAAACCTCAACGTTCTTCATCAAACAAGCCGCCAATTTGAATCGGAAAATCAGCGACGGCTTAACCCTCCCGCCGACCACCATCTTCTGCCTGGCCGCCGTCGGAATGATCATCTCTCTCACCATTTACGACAAGCTCCTCGTACCCTTACTCCGGCGAGCCACCGGCAACGAGAGAGGCATCAACATCCTTCAAAGAATCGGCATCGGAATGCTGTTCGTAATCGCTACAATGATCACAGCCGCCGTGGTTGAGAAAAAGAGGCTCCACGTGGCGGCGGAGAATCCCAAAACCGCCTCCCAAACAATGTCGGTGTTCTGGTTGGCCCCACAGTTCCTCATCGTCGGAATCGGCGACGGCTTCGCCATCGTCGGCCTCCAAGAGTACTTTTACGATCAAGTCCCTGATTCAATGAGGAGCCTCGGCATTGCGTTTTACCTGAGCGTAATTGGGGCCGGAAGTTTTCTGAGCAGCCTGCTGATCACGGCGGTCGACAACATCACCCGCCGGACCGGTAAGAGCTGGTTCGGCAAGGACTTGAACAGCAGCCGCCTCGACAAGTTTTACTGGCTGTTGGCTGCCGTTTCGGCTGCCAATATGTGCGTCTATGTACTCATCACGCGCTGCTACTCGTATAAGAATGTGCAGCGGCGCGTGGTCGTGGCCGATTGCTACGAGGATAAAGCGCGTGAAAGTGGAGAGTCCATGGCTTag